Proteins encoded together in one Caulobacter sp. FWC2 window:
- a CDS encoding NAD(P)/FAD-dependent oxidoreductase, translating into MTDKYDVIIVGGGHNGLVAGSYLAKAGRKVVVLERSAVAGGLSRSDPVIPEAPGHMINTGAVELIHIRASPVMHELDLRQHGWNTVETDPTYAYLAPDGGSIALFRDPRRTAEDIARFSRKDAKAYLEFIGLIDALLDFAGAMNKGDPGVTKPSKYLDIAKAAIRNRRLKDKLQLISAAPADQLAAEWFESDAAQALLLGVVAGAGPFDTDGNAVAYALFGLLHRVGVSKPIGGMRMLADTLVRAYAASGGELVLDAEVTEIIIGDGEARGVRLADGRRLEAMAVIATCDPQTAARLTTPGGLDRVTRTRLEYAPAHRANVGPSLINLASSRPFRLKRHQDQRHDGVDLNQAVGLIGTADELRLALAQARRGLTPSSPVFSVSAATNWDPSQAPAGQGTAYIYLPIFPVEVNEGWAVAKAPAAEAIIARAAEFYDGFESELGRWFETCPERAVRANVTKGCVTHVDFGALRSGSRRPAVGLGGPAPLVPGFFLGGAGIHPGGGVSGGPGRLVSQRVSTYLRSRN; encoded by the coding sequence ATGACCGATAAGTACGACGTCATCATCGTTGGCGGCGGTCACAATGGTCTGGTCGCCGGCAGTTATCTGGCCAAGGCGGGCCGCAAGGTGGTGGTGCTCGAGCGCAGCGCCGTCGCCGGCGGTTTGTCACGCTCCGATCCCGTTATTCCTGAAGCGCCCGGCCATATGATCAACACGGGGGCGGTGGAATTGATCCATATCCGCGCCTCGCCGGTGATGCACGAATTGGACCTGCGCCAACACGGCTGGAACACGGTCGAGACCGATCCGACCTATGCCTACCTGGCGCCGGACGGCGGCTCGATAGCGCTGTTCAGGGATCCTAGGCGCACAGCCGAGGATATCGCGCGGTTTTCAAGGAAGGACGCGAAGGCCTATCTTGAATTTATCGGCCTCATCGACGCTTTGCTCGACTTCGCCGGAGCGATGAACAAAGGCGATCCCGGCGTCACGAAACCAAGCAAATATCTGGACATCGCCAAGGCGGCCATCCGCAATCGTCGATTGAAGGATAAGTTGCAGCTAATCAGCGCCGCGCCCGCCGACCAGCTCGCGGCCGAGTGGTTTGAGAGCGACGCGGCTCAGGCCCTGCTGCTGGGAGTGGTCGCCGGCGCAGGTCCCTTCGACACCGATGGCAACGCTGTGGCCTATGCCTTGTTCGGGCTGTTGCACCGCGTCGGTGTCTCCAAGCCGATCGGCGGCATGCGTATGCTGGCCGACACGCTCGTCCGAGCCTACGCCGCCAGCGGCGGAGAGTTAGTTCTGGACGCGGAGGTGACCGAGATAATTATCGGCGACGGCGAGGCGCGTGGCGTCCGCCTGGCGGACGGGCGCCGCCTTGAAGCCATGGCCGTCATCGCTACCTGCGACCCTCAGACGGCGGCGCGACTGACCACGCCAGGCGGTTTGGATCGCGTCACCCGGACCCGCCTAGAATACGCCCCGGCGCACCGCGCCAATGTTGGACCCTCTCTGATCAACCTGGCTTCGTCCCGCCCCTTCCGCCTGAAACGGCACCAAGATCAACGTCATGATGGCGTCGATCTTAACCAGGCGGTGGGTCTGATCGGAACCGCCGACGAACTTCGCTTAGCGTTGGCGCAGGCCCGGCGTGGCCTTACCCCTTCGTCGCCCGTCTTCTCCGTCTCGGCCGCGACCAATTGGGACCCGAGCCAGGCGCCTGCGGGACAGGGAACCGCCTACATCTACCTGCCCATTTTTCCAGTGGAGGTGAACGAGGGGTGGGCGGTCGCCAAGGCTCCCGCGGCCGAAGCCATCATCGCGCGCGCGGCGGAATTCTATGACGGCTTCGAAAGTGAGCTGGGCCGCTGGTTCGAAACCTGCCCAGAACGTGCGGTGCGCGCCAACGTCACCAAAGGCTGCGTCACCCATGTCGACTTCGGCGCCCTGCGCAGTGGTAGTCGCCGACCGGCGGTGGGCCTTGGCGGCCCCGCACCTCTCGTGCCGGGCTTCTTCCTGGGCGGCGCGGGCATCCACCCCGGCGGCGGCGTCTCCGGCGGCCCCGGCCGCCTGGTCTCACAGCGGGTCTCGACCTATCTCCGCTCGAGGAACTGA
- a CDS encoding MDR family MFS transporter, translated as MTSQTFTDADRRLTLAALMIVFLLSALDQTIVSTAMPRIISELNGLNLYSWVTTAYLLSSTVMVPIWGKLGDIFGRKPVLITGISLFLAGSWLSGLSGEFGTILGMPGMVQLIVFRALQGIGGGALFTTAFAIIADLYPPRERGKFAGIFGSVFGLASVLGPIIGGYFTDHGTVQIGTHTVAGWRWVFYVNLPLSLLSLFMVIVKMPPLEHRRSGKIDFLGAALLIAAFVPLLLALSLGGHDFAWSSPQSLGLFALAAVSLIAFVIAETKVSNPILPMHLFQNRVFTTANLAGFLISMAFMGVVTFLPLFLQLGRGVPATVSGMTMLPLMAGLIAGSTVAGQMVTKTGQYKPFMIGGAVILLIGVFMLHDLSKITSLPLLCVLLAFVGLGLGPGQSLFNIATQNAVDPRDIGVATSSNQFFRQIGSTVGAALAGTMLTARLANLPGGGLDLGKLEGMAVKAAASGQAAHADPVLQGALINAVSGVMVAALFVIAAGLVVILMIPALPLRSHQPAAGAPVLEKAEPTN; from the coding sequence ATGACTTCCCAGACCTTCACCGATGCGGATCGCCGCCTGACCCTGGCGGCGCTGATGATCGTGTTCCTGCTCAGCGCGCTGGACCAGACGATCGTCTCGACGGCCATGCCGCGCATCATCTCCGAGCTGAACGGCCTCAACCTCTATTCCTGGGTGACGACGGCCTATCTGCTGAGCTCGACGGTGATGGTGCCGATCTGGGGCAAGCTGGGCGACATCTTCGGCCGCAAGCCCGTGCTGATCACCGGCATCAGCCTGTTCCTGGCCGGCTCGTGGCTATCGGGCCTGTCGGGCGAGTTCGGGACGATCCTGGGCATGCCCGGCATGGTGCAGCTGATCGTCTTCCGAGCCCTGCAGGGCATCGGCGGCGGGGCGCTGTTCACCACCGCCTTCGCCATCATCGCCGACCTCTATCCGCCGCGCGAGCGGGGCAAGTTCGCCGGCATCTTCGGCTCGGTGTTCGGCCTGGCCAGCGTGCTGGGGCCCATCATCGGCGGCTATTTCACCGACCACGGCACGGTGCAGATCGGGACCCACACGGTCGCCGGCTGGCGCTGGGTGTTCTACGTCAACCTGCCGCTCAGCTTGCTGTCGCTGTTCATGGTCATCGTGAAGATGCCGCCGCTGGAGCATCGCCGCTCCGGCAAGATCGACTTCCTGGGCGCGGCCCTGCTGATCGCCGCCTTCGTGCCGCTGCTGCTGGCGCTCAGCCTGGGCGGCCACGACTTCGCCTGGAGTTCGCCGCAGAGCCTGGGCCTCTTCGCCCTCGCCGCCGTGTCGCTGATCGCCTTCGTGATCGCCGAGACCAAGGTCAGCAATCCGATCCTGCCGATGCACCTGTTCCAGAACCGGGTGTTCACCACGGCGAACCTGGCCGGCTTCCTGATCTCCATGGCCTTCATGGGCGTGGTGACGTTCCTGCCGCTGTTCCTGCAGCTGGGTCGGGGCGTGCCGGCCACGGTCAGCGGCATGACCATGCTGCCGCTGATGGCCGGGCTGATCGCCGGCAGCACCGTCGCCGGCCAGATGGTCACCAAAACCGGCCAGTACAAACCGTTCATGATCGGCGGCGCGGTCATTCTGCTGATCGGCGTCTTCATGCTGCACGACCTGTCGAAGATCACCAGCCTGCCGCTGCTCTGCGTGCTGCTGGCCTTCGTGGGCCTGGGCCTGGGCCCCGGCCAGAGCCTGTTCAACATCGCCACCCAGAACGCCGTCGACCCGCGTGACATCGGCGTGGCGACCAGCTCCAACCAGTTCTTCCGCCAGATCGGCTCGACCGTCGGTGCGGCCCTGGCCGGGACGATGCTGACCGCGCGCCTGGCCAACCTGCCGGGCGGCGGCCTGGACCTGGGCAAGCTGGAAGGCATGGCGGTGAAGGCCGCGGCCTCGGGTCAGGCGGCCCACGCCGACCCGGTGCTGCAAGGCGCGCTGATCAATGCGGTGAGCGGCGTGATGGTCGCGGCCCTGTTCGTGATCGCGGCGGGCCTGGTGGTGATCCTGATGATCCCCGCCCTGCCCCTGCGCTCGCACCAGCCCGCGGCCGGCGCGCCGGTGCTGGAGAAGGCGGAACCGACGAACTGA
- a CDS encoding exodeoxyribonuclease III, translated as MRIATFNINNVRKRLDNLIDWLAESEPDIVCLQELKTEDKAFPAEPLEQLGYHAAWKGQPTWNGVAILARGAAPVVTRTALPGDRADNQARYIEAAVNGVLVASIYLPNGNPRPGPKYDYKLAWFERLIAHAAELRATGAPVILAGDYNVVPTEADIYQPHRWQDDALLQPQVRAAYQRLLDQGWTDALQAQHPKAPPWTFWAYLRNRWPNDQGLRLDHLLLTPDLADQLADAGVDRWVRGQEDASDHAPAWIHLDR; from the coding sequence GTGCGCATCGCCACCTTCAACATCAACAACGTCCGCAAACGGCTGGACAACCTGATCGACTGGCTGGCCGAGTCCGAGCCCGACATCGTCTGTCTGCAGGAGTTGAAGACCGAGGACAAAGCCTTTCCAGCTGAGCCGCTGGAGCAGCTTGGCTATCACGCGGCCTGGAAAGGTCAACCGACTTGGAACGGCGTAGCGATCCTGGCGCGCGGCGCCGCGCCGGTCGTGACCCGGACCGCCCTGCCCGGCGACCGCGCCGACAACCAGGCTCGCTACATCGAGGCGGCGGTGAACGGCGTGCTGGTCGCCTCGATTTACTTGCCCAACGGCAATCCCAGGCCTGGCCCCAAGTACGACTACAAGCTGGCGTGGTTCGAGCGCCTTATCGCCCACGCCGCCGAGCTAAGAGCGACCGGCGCCCCGGTGATCCTGGCCGGCGACTACAATGTCGTGCCCACGGAGGCCGACATCTACCAGCCGCACCGCTGGCAGGACGACGCCCTGTTGCAGCCTCAAGTGCGGGCCGCCTACCAGCGCCTCCTGGACCAGGGCTGGACCGACGCGCTTCAGGCCCAGCACCCAAAAGCCCCGCCCTGGACGTTCTGGGCCTATCTGCGCAACCGCTGGCCCAACGACCAGGGCCTTCGCCTCGATCACCTCCTGCTGACCCCTGACCTGGCCGATCAGCTGGCCGACGCCGGCGTCGATCGCTGGGTCCGCGGGCAGGAAGACGCCAGCGACCATGCGCCCGCCTGGATTCATCTGGACCGATAG